A single genomic interval of Lacrimispora sphenoides JCM 1415 harbors:
- a CDS encoding vWA domain-containing protein, translating into MKIWRKIFLATGMIILLFTVRQITSVAGVNQGFNETEGEVVFLLDTSGSMNTYDKKRLAIDAIRQAAYSLPSNYKAGLVSYNTGIQTIAPMGTGLEQMDAQLAAITYKGYTNAGEGLNQAVGLFSDKEGMDRSIVMLTDGEIDMPDQQAKESSRILYSDAMKRAKEAGVKIYIIAVGSELNDPQMHIFAGAEMTDGAIYWQGQSGTLVQIMNRILYERMNIPKKSVGVTDGNGGSLHAELPSPGAEHVRIILTASQGIQNVTADYAAEEGRITGGQNFAVLEMTRPAEEAVEVHFQTSELAGVEAYMTVEYTAEPVIEVSYRREASEAGEERNGRTKVPLADKQYADLKIWLKDIKGKNVNLWNAPYYEGQEVPFRVNGVTETGRINNGIIPYSLHIDGIDELSIEIDSGSFEEHYVITQPAFIKLAPPQEPVPEPDYRPLWIILGILAAALILILALWVKKKNTTVVYVAQSPASREPAKKMETKACTYSGKFNLYVVRTVDGRDVPPQTYQLFGRNSGRMTLDQILSACKIKLGKIGEEDIIIYPGPDHSVIIMDQSERCTVLRGMEILKKGMGYPVFYNEKITITFEDESTEMEIHYKNLKPSERKA; encoded by the coding sequence ATGAAAATATGGAGAAAAATCTTTCTGGCTACAGGGATGATTATTTTGCTGTTTACAGTCAGGCAAATCACGTCGGTGGCGGGAGTAAACCAGGGATTCAACGAAACTGAAGGTGAGGTGGTGTTTCTTTTGGACACCAGCGGTTCCATGAATACCTATGACAAAAAGCGCCTGGCAATTGATGCGATCCGACAGGCGGCCTACAGCCTCCCCTCAAATTATAAAGCTGGATTGGTATCTTATAATACAGGAATTCAGACAATCGCTCCGATGGGTACCGGACTGGAACAGATGGATGCGCAATTAGCGGCTATTACATACAAAGGCTATACCAACGCCGGAGAAGGATTGAATCAGGCTGTGGGACTTTTTTCAGACAAGGAGGGTATGGACCGCAGCATCGTCATGTTGACGGATGGTGAAATTGATATGCCTGACCAGCAGGCAAAAGAGTCTTCCCGTATCCTATATTCAGATGCGATGAAGAGGGCAAAGGAAGCCGGTGTGAAAATTTACATTATTGCCGTAGGCAGTGAGTTAAATGACCCTCAGATGCATATCTTTGCCGGTGCTGAGATGACGGACGGGGCCATCTACTGGCAGGGTCAGTCAGGTACTCTGGTGCAAATTATGAACCGTATCCTGTATGAGCGTATGAACATCCCAAAGAAATCCGTGGGGGTGACGGATGGAAATGGCGGCAGCCTTCATGCGGAACTGCCCTCACCGGGGGCAGAGCATGTGCGAATCATTCTGACTGCCAGTCAGGGGATTCAAAATGTTACTGCGGATTATGCGGCAGAAGAAGGCCGTATTACCGGCGGGCAGAACTTTGCGGTATTGGAGATGACCAGACCAGCCGAAGAAGCTGTGGAGGTCCATTTCCAGACGTCGGAGTTAGCTGGAGTAGAAGCATATATGACCGTGGAATATACGGCTGAACCTGTAATAGAAGTCTCTTATCGGAGGGAAGCTTCCGAAGCGGGGGAAGAACGTAACGGGAGAACAAAAGTACCTTTGGCTGATAAGCAGTATGCCGACCTGAAAATATGGCTGAAAGATATAAAGGGAAAAAACGTCAACCTCTGGAATGCTCCTTATTATGAGGGACAGGAAGTGCCTTTCCGTGTCAATGGAGTCACGGAAACAGGAAGAATAAATAACGGAATTATACCTTACTCCCTCCACATAGACGGGATCGATGAGCTTTCAATTGAAATTGATTCTGGTAGTTTTGAAGAGCATTATGTGATCACCCAACCGGCATTTATAAAACTTGCGCCACCCCAGGAGCCTGTACCGGAGCCGGATTACCGCCCATTGTGGATCATTTTAGGAATACTTGCGGCGGCATTGATCCTCATACTGGCCTTGTGGGTGAAGAAAAAGAATACCACAGTGGTCTATGTGGCACAGTCCCCGGCCTCAAGGGAGCCTGCAAAGAAGATGGAGACTAAAGCCTGCACTTATTCAGGGAAATTCAATCTATACGTGGTAAGAACTGTGGATGGCAGGGACGTGCCTCCCCAGACTTACCAGCTATTCGGTAGAAATAGTGGCCGTATGACCTTGGATCAGATTCTTTCCGCCTGTAAGATCAAGTTGGGGAAGATCGGAGAGGAGGACATTATCATCTATCCTGGGCCGGATCATTCGGTAATAATTATGGATCAGTCGGAGCGGTGCACTGTGCTGCGGGGGATGGAGATTCTAAAAAAGGGTATGGGATACCCGGTGTTTTATAACGAAAAGATTACCATTACCTTTGAGGACGAGTCCACGGAGATGGAAATCCATTATAAAAACTTAAAGCCAAGTGAGAGGAAAGCGTAA
- a CDS encoding PP2C family protein-serine/threonine phosphatase, translated as MTIPGYIAIALGTAGSGLTLYRFWLSVALGRKEQLKSCEMAASMTIGTREIQEDSYGFVESEEGLIAVLADGQGKHYGGKIASRTAVEVFQDIFRDNNAFYNPQYYFRKAFQGANREILKQLEENQGCASVAAALIRERKLYYATAGNIKIAVYRNKELVPVTAGHTINVLARQKFMEGKLTRLEAVSLLEHHRLYNYVGQDGFHDVEFFDTPIALNSGEYVLLMSDGLYEGVKWKDIEECLEETGTSQEKAFRLVEMINTSQEEDKDNSSVVIIRVR; from the coding sequence ATGACAATTCCTGGATACATAGCCATTGCTTTAGGGACAGCCGGCAGTGGCCTGACATTATACCGGTTTTGGTTGTCGGTAGCTTTAGGGAGAAAAGAACAATTGAAAAGCTGTGAAATGGCAGCAAGTATGACCATCGGAACTCGTGAGATTCAGGAGGATTCCTATGGGTTCGTGGAGTCGGAGGAAGGGCTGATTGCAGTCCTTGCTGACGGACAGGGTAAGCATTATGGAGGAAAGATCGCCAGCAGGACGGCCGTGGAGGTATTCCAGGACATATTCCGGGACAACAATGCATTCTACAATCCCCAGTATTATTTTCGAAAGGCATTCCAGGGAGCAAACAGGGAAATCCTGAAGCAGCTGGAGGAAAATCAGGGCTGCGCCTCTGTGGCAGCCGCATTAATCAGGGAACGGAAACTCTATTATGCTACGGCAGGCAATATAAAGATTGCTGTCTACCGGAATAAGGAACTGGTTCCGGTAACTGCAGGTCATACGATCAATGTGCTGGCCAGACAGAAATTCATGGAAGGTAAGCTGACCAGACTGGAAGCGGTTTCCCTTTTGGAGCATCATCGACTGTATAACTATGTGGGTCAGGACGGATTTCATGATGTTGAATTTTTTGATACCCCTATTGCGCTTAACAGTGGAGAATATGTCCTTCTTATGAGCGATGGACTATATGAAGGGGTGAAGTGGAAGGATATCGAGGAATGCCTTGAAGAGACAGGAACATCTCAGGAGAAAGCATTCCGGTTGGTAGAAATGATCAACACGAGCCAGGAAGAGGATAAGGATAATTCGTCCGTTGTAATAATCCGAGTCAGATGA
- a CDS encoding FHA domain-containing protein produces the protein MSNLIRCQNGHLFSSRRYGTVCPYCNIETATKEKQETGGKSGEELEELLFVQEISPVCGWIVCISGPRQGKDYKIKSGKNFVGRADDMDIQILGDNKISRRNHGVIVFDPKKKETVLLPGDSNGLVYHNDAAVYTPTILNSFDVIEMGDSKFVFVPFCGENFMWNDKGRNTPDRGQEQ, from the coding sequence ATGAGCAATCTGATCCGGTGCCAGAACGGGCATCTATTTTCATCGAGGAGATATGGGACAGTATGTCCGTACTGTAATATTGAAACTGCTACCAAAGAAAAACAGGAAACAGGCGGTAAAAGCGGGGAGGAGCTGGAGGAACTCCTGTTTGTTCAGGAGATATCCCCGGTATGCGGTTGGATTGTCTGCATCTCCGGTCCCAGGCAGGGGAAGGACTATAAGATCAAGTCCGGAAAGAACTTTGTGGGCCGGGCGGATGATATGGATATACAGATATTGGGTGATAATAAGATTTCCCGCAGGAATCACGGGGTAATCGTGTTTGACCCGAAAAAGAAGGAAACCGTTCTTCTGCCGGGGGACAGTAATGGACTTGTGTACCATAATGATGCGGCTGTCTATACCCCAACCATATTAAATTCCTTTGATGTGATTGAAATGGGTGACAGCAAGTTTGTATTCGTTCCCTTCTGCGGAGAGAATTTCATGTGGAATGATAAAGGCAGGAATACGCCGGATAGAGGGCAGGAACAGTAA
- a CDS encoding transcriptional regulator, whose product MGNVIKQTNRTMLMEVINPEKLDLLTLVGDVRGVESLSDEKIKEINDSLMVRSFDELLEKFAPTVYCYYNANNQRVVYQLDKPEQVPEEMLTEIPLNRQNEFMGMLMSMVETKRSEGTINVDFKFEKLTDMISPKKVMDAIKQNRKELQYTYGEYARLDEEDPQKRDLGDKLNVMFEEASANYNNIMALLPLAIEDIKTRLLLGDGGDKKDSTPLALGVLSMGEQGELRVLEAPKVETTALVTIDDHVNMGLIEALKEDYEALNEENNDYVGALVARTFCPLSSTMESSIDIATEVANYNSYLEFYKESKDAFIKTVKPLIERLLGAWCYFEQYPKELKGMRPSMLVTNVSNEMLAKSSNIPRLITYLTTVNAKNDFTNTVWYAIVPNVSLDQNSKMKLTRERFKGNSKTEKNDTNSVESLIRLLDVFKDYKVQCFFSYETDDTTTFNALATEGIGKYEDRCAALMGKEYSEFAIPCLPNYTIIPKDKSGVVLDSRMVVGDNHTAELSREKEDIMKLWIDGVYVGAAYVAAGIAAAYQCPEYLKSKFGPGVKLDMELPGVRFDIEADDHGLIACTTMAKEITGFTNSIKNDINRKNFGFIFSSENASYKGNDITKIMIYKARNLMSDGSMFEPIYKTQVTTYIERVMRHGTGDFKEDSIVQFFSNNPNSQKSRWLSRREYLNGILGAGDDISCNINEETGFCTLDITFNGNVKNLEVEINRLSANKA is encoded by the coding sequence ATGGGAAATGTAATAAAGCAGACCAACCGGACCATGCTGATGGAGGTCATTAATCCGGAAAAACTGGATTTATTAACTTTGGTTGGAGATGTCCGGGGGGTGGAAAGCCTTTCCGATGAAAAAATCAAGGAAATCAACGACTCCTTAATGGTTCGCAGTTTTGATGAGCTTTTGGAGAAATTTGCACCGACTGTTTATTGTTACTATAACGCCAACAACCAGAGAGTGGTTTATCAGTTGGATAAACCGGAGCAGGTGCCAGAGGAAATGCTGACGGAAATTCCATTAAACCGTCAAAATGAATTTATGGGAATGCTCATGTCCATGGTGGAAACCAAGCGTTCTGAGGGGACCATCAACGTGGATTTTAAGTTTGAAAAGCTTACGGACATGATTTCCCCGAAAAAGGTAATGGATGCAATCAAGCAGAACCGAAAGGAGCTGCAATATACTTATGGCGAATACGCCAGGCTGGATGAGGAGGATCCCCAGAAGAGAGATTTAGGGGATAAGCTGAATGTCATGTTTGAAGAGGCGAGCGCCAATTATAACAATATCATGGCCTTGCTTCCCCTGGCGATAGAGGACATTAAAACCAGGCTTCTTTTAGGAGACGGAGGAGATAAAAAAGACAGTACCCCCCTTGCCTTAGGCGTCCTGAGTATGGGGGAGCAGGGAGAACTGAGGGTCTTAGAGGCACCTAAGGTGGAAACGACAGCCTTGGTTACGATTGATGATCATGTGAATATGGGATTAATCGAAGCTTTAAAAGAGGACTATGAAGCTCTGAATGAGGAGAACAACGACTATGTAGGGGCTTTGGTAGCGAGAACCTTTTGCCCATTGTCCTCCACCATGGAGAGCAGTATTGACATAGCAACAGAGGTTGCCAATTATAATTCCTATCTGGAATTTTATAAGGAATCCAAGGATGCCTTCATTAAGACCGTAAAGCCGCTGATCGAAAGGCTGCTGGGCGCCTGGTGCTATTTTGAACAGTATCCGAAGGAGCTGAAAGGAATGCGCCCTTCCATGTTGGTGACAAATGTTTCCAATGAGATGCTTGCAAAGAGCAGCAATATCCCCAGGCTGATTACATACTTAACCACAGTGAATGCAAAGAATGATTTCACAAATACAGTATGGTATGCCATCGTACCGAACGTATCCTTAGACCAGAACAGCAAGATGAAGCTGACCAGAGAGCGGTTTAAGGGAAATTCTAAAACAGAAAAGAATGATACAAACAGTGTGGAATCCTTAATAAGGCTTCTTGATGTCTTTAAAGATTACAAAGTGCAGTGTTTCTTCAGTTATGAGACTGATGACACCACTACATTCAATGCCTTGGCAACCGAGGGGATCGGTAAGTATGAGGATCGCTGCGCTGCTCTTATGGGCAAGGAGTACAGTGAGTTTGCCATTCCCTGTCTGCCCAACTATACGATTATTCCGAAAGATAAATCAGGCGTCGTCTTAGACAGCCGGATGGTAGTCGGTGATAACCATACGGCAGAGCTTTCCAGGGAAAAAGAAGACATTATGAAGCTGTGGATTGACGGGGTTTACGTAGGCGCTGCCTATGTGGCGGCAGGTATAGCAGCAGCTTATCAATGCCCGGAATACTTAAAGTCAAAGTTTGGGCCAGGCGTTAAGCTGGATATGGAACTGCCAGGAGTGAGGTTTGACATTGAGGCCGATGATCATGGGCTTATTGCCTGCACTACCATGGCAAAAGAGATTACCGGATTCACCAATTCCATTAAAAATGATATCAACCGGAAGAACTTTGGATTTATATTCAGTTCGGAGAATGCTTCTTATAAAGGCAATGACATAACAAAGATCATGATTTACAAGGCCCGGAATCTGATGTCCGATGGTTCCATGTTTGAGCCGATTTATAAAACACAGGTGACTACCTATATTGAACGGGTGATGCGCCACGGAACCGGGGACTTTAAAGAGGATTCCATTGTCCAGTTCTTTTCCAATAATCCCAACAGCCAGAAAAGCCGGTGGCTTTCCAGAAGGGAATACTTAAACGGAATCCTTGGAGCAGGAGATGATATCAGCTGTAACATCAACGAGGAAACAGGTTTCTGCACCCTGGATATCACCTTTAATGGCAATGTAAAGAATTTGGAAGTAGAGATTAACCGATTATCGGCGAATAAGGCGTAA
- a CDS encoding PP2C family serine/threonine-protein phosphatase: MRKQNSTFKTAFISEAGSELENNDYFAFVELEQYGCYVIADGLNEIPDAKSARLAIETVLLAFQENPSIKKRAVLSYLKVADKALREADSRKRLKASVAVIVTDYAKIRYGYAGNTRLFLYRDGKMKEQTQDMSLGNDLKKEKKLPEDVLARHEERNNLYTYFGQGKGFTPYVSKKIKLVNGDILALYTRGIWENLDGGELNDVFSEAKGEPQESLDSIEDLLLSRQPKELGNYTFAAIFVGKVFLNPNQKKRINKMITVGTAILTLVLVGSLILFIFYRQRQAQIANMEQKYFNTIEYIQDNNYLRAKIECEEALKVAEKLKDKKRIREIYDYQKLIEAVNAADSAYSNKKYEEAQTGYTTAKERSRYADRIADEYINKQLDMITDYRSVFDYIQLGDILVAQGDYARAEEKYLQAKSLATRSYFEEGRKDAIKALEDMYASRDKAEEADTQEAKAKASDETGAAQLASQGDKAFSEGDYEGAKAYYAMALEKYQQLGDMVHGDLVQTRIASSEQKSTESKEKEQQAEGYVKAGREQEITGDKLEAKKQYLLAKNLYKELKLDGKVTEIEGLLELLDIAAMQENVKKESKMSAENNGQKESLPSGEDSDVIKKEGGEIGPGVRGLEAPKKPKDQQ, encoded by the coding sequence ATGAGGAAGCAGAACAGTACGTTCAAGACGGCATTTATTTCGGAGGCGGGCTCTGAGCTGGAAAACAACGATTATTTTGCATTCGTAGAACTGGAACAATATGGATGTTATGTGATTGCGGATGGGTTAAATGAAATACCGGATGCCAAGAGTGCCAGGCTGGCTATTGAAACGGTGCTTCTGGCATTTCAGGAAAATCCTTCTATCAAAAAAAGGGCGGTCCTTTCTTATTTAAAAGTAGCGGACAAGGCACTTAGGGAGGCGGACAGCCGGAAACGGCTGAAGGCTTCTGTTGCCGTAATCGTGACGGATTATGCAAAGATCCGCTACGGCTATGCAGGAAATACCAGGCTTTTCCTATATCGGGATGGGAAGATGAAAGAACAGACGCAGGATATGTCTTTGGGAAACGATTTAAAGAAGGAGAAAAAACTTCCTGAGGATGTGCTTGCCAGACATGAGGAGCGGAATAACCTATATACTTATTTTGGTCAGGGAAAAGGGTTTACCCCATACGTGTCTAAAAAGATAAAGCTGGTAAACGGAGATATTCTTGCGCTGTATACACGTGGCATATGGGAAAATTTAGACGGCGGAGAGTTAAATGATGTATTTTCTGAGGCTAAAGGGGAACCCCAGGAGAGCCTGGACAGCATTGAAGATCTGCTTTTGTCCAGACAGCCCAAAGAACTGGGGAATTACACGTTTGCTGCTATTTTTGTAGGCAAAGTATTTCTGAACCCTAATCAAAAGAAACGTATTAATAAGATGATTACGGTGGGTACTGCTATTCTGACACTTGTACTGGTTGGGAGCCTGATCTTATTTATCTTTTATAGGCAAAGGCAGGCTCAGATTGCAAATATGGAACAGAAATATTTTAATACCATTGAATATATCCAGGACAATAATTATCTGCGTGCAAAGATCGAGTGCGAAGAGGCATTGAAGGTAGCGGAGAAGCTGAAAGATAAGAAGCGGATACGGGAAATTTACGATTACCAGAAGCTGATTGAGGCAGTGAACGCTGCGGACAGCGCTTATAGTAATAAGAAATATGAAGAGGCCCAGACAGGCTATACAACGGCAAAGGAACGGTCCCGGTACGCGGACCGGATTGCAGATGAATATATAAATAAGCAGCTTGACATGATCACTGATTATCGTTCCGTGTTTGACTATATCCAATTGGGGGACATCCTGGTGGCCCAGGGGGATTATGCAAGGGCAGAGGAAAAATACTTACAGGCTAAGAGCCTGGCTACGAGGAGCTATTTTGAGGAAGGTCGCAAGGATGCAATAAAGGCATTAGAGGACATGTATGCCAGCCGTGACAAGGCAGAAGAGGCAGACACCCAGGAAGCAAAGGCAAAAGCATCTGATGAGACAGGAGCGGCACAACTTGCCTCTCAAGGGGATAAGGCGTTCTCGGAGGGAGATTATGAAGGAGCAAAGGCTTATTATGCTATGGCCCTCGAGAAATATCAACAATTGGGAGATATGGTTCATGGGGATCTAGTCCAGACCAGGATTGCTTCCAGCGAACAGAAATCTACAGAAAGCAAAGAGAAGGAACAACAGGCAGAGGGGTATGTGAAAGCCGGCAGGGAACAAGAAATAACAGGCGATAAGCTGGAGGCAAAAAAACAGTATCTGCTTGCAAAAAACCTTTACAAGGAATTGAAGCTGGACGGCAAGGTAACGGAAATAGAGGGACTATTGGAGCTTCTGGATATAGCTGCCATGCAGGAGAATGTAAAAAAAGAAAGCAAGATGTCTGCTGAAAATAATGGTCAGAAGGAAAGCCTTCCGTCAGGAGAAGACTCTGATGTGATAAAAAAGGAAGGTGGAGAGATCGGACCAGGAGTAAGGGGCTTAGAGGCCCCCAAAAAACCGAAGGATCAGCAGTGA
- a CDS encoding phage baseplate assembly protein V: MGERRIAIKPFEMISILDYVGIQEVNEHGIVKVKGLIRAEYKEEYIRMAAGETWVQILAYDDNGNESILFYGVLTDFSIQSAGNGCVMELILFTGTRLMDYKKHFRSFQKDSYTYKQIVEICNESYSQSGVIMTEGKDSFLPGFVLQYEETDWEFLKRIASFHNTVIVPTCKVKGERYFFGLPDRKAMIEFDTEDYTVRQEAEEYTRKSAGGLNIGKADAVSYIVESREFFELGDKVTFQGMNLYVAKIQTSWLGNELSHKYYLRTPKGLKVIKSYLDDIIGLSLFGTVTAVKDERVKVSIRDDENRQSGNRWFSYSTVYSSPDGAGWYCMPETGDTVRLYFPSEDETNAYVISAFQENQGAGIRRNPDNKIWRNKKGKEIRITPDQILITNNKGMSVELSDRKGIKIVSDSSVSIKAADDICINSMNAGVELSASNSIVLRQGDTVMRMADGISFNGAKINLQ; the protein is encoded by the coding sequence ATGGGTGAGAGAAGAATAGCAATTAAACCATTTGAAATGATTTCTATATTAGATTATGTGGGAATACAGGAAGTGAATGAACACGGAATTGTAAAAGTTAAAGGGCTGATTCGGGCAGAGTATAAGGAAGAATATATCAGAATGGCTGCTGGAGAAACATGGGTACAGATACTGGCATATGATGACAATGGAAATGAAAGCATCCTGTTTTATGGTGTACTTACAGATTTCAGCATTCAGTCGGCAGGAAACGGCTGTGTTATGGAACTGATTCTTTTTACTGGTACAAGGCTGATGGATTATAAAAAACATTTCAGAAGTTTTCAGAAAGATAGTTATACATACAAACAAATAGTGGAGATATGTAATGAAAGTTATTCTCAGTCAGGAGTGATTATGACGGAAGGAAAAGACAGTTTCCTGCCTGGTTTTGTTCTGCAGTATGAAGAAACAGACTGGGAATTTCTGAAAAGAATTGCAAGTTTTCATAATACGGTAATTGTGCCAACATGCAAGGTAAAAGGAGAAAGATATTTTTTTGGACTTCCAGATAGAAAGGCAATGATCGAATTTGATACAGAAGACTACACTGTTCGACAGGAAGCAGAAGAGTATACTCGTAAAAGTGCAGGAGGGCTAAATATCGGAAAGGCAGACGCTGTCAGTTATATCGTAGAAAGCAGGGAGTTCTTTGAATTAGGGGATAAGGTAACTTTTCAAGGTATGAACTTATATGTGGCTAAGATTCAAACATCATGGTTGGGAAATGAGCTGTCACATAAATATTATTTAAGAACCCCAAAAGGGCTGAAAGTGATTAAGTCATATCTTGACGATATAATTGGACTGTCGTTGTTTGGAACTGTGACTGCGGTGAAAGATGAGCGGGTGAAAGTTTCAATCAGAGATGATGAAAATCGACAAAGTGGAAACCGGTGGTTTTCGTATTCAACAGTCTATTCCTCACCAGACGGCGCTGGCTGGTATTGTATGCCTGAGACAGGAGATACAGTGAGACTGTATTTTCCGTCAGAGGATGAAACAAATGCATATGTAATCAGTGCATTTCAAGAAAATCAGGGGGCTGGGATAAGAAGAAATCCAGATAACAAGATTTGGAGAAATAAAAAAGGGAAAGAAATCCGCATAACGCCAGATCAGATTCTTATTACCAATAATAAAGGAATGTCTGTGGAGCTTTCTGACCGGAAAGGGATCAAAATCGTAAGTGATTCCTCAGTTTCCATAAAAGCGGCCGATGACATCTGTATCAACAGTATGAATGCGGGAGTAGAATTGTCTGCTTCGAACAGCATTGTATTAAGACAGGGAGATACTGTGATGAGAATGGCAGATGGAATCTCCTTCAACGGTGCAAAAATTAATCTGCAATAG
- a CDS encoding J domain-containing protein, whose product MDRMKNLYHVLGITNTATEEEIKKAYRTLSKKYHPDVNPGDSEREERFMEISEAYAILQNSQKRQEYDKMLMAEEKNTTVKKEKKITDDPSAESSMHFNFSRMDEQFAHFFGFQPKNGKVDEKAFNKSGKTKTNPIDMTEMFERYMGIKK is encoded by the coding sequence ATGGACAGAATGAAGAATTTATACCATGTGTTGGGAATTACAAATACAGCCACAGAGGAAGAGATAAAAAAAGCATACCGGACGCTTTCTAAGAAATACCATCCGGATGTCAATCCGGGAGATAGTGAAAGAGAAGAGCGGTTTATGGAAATATCGGAAGCCTATGCCATTTTGCAGAACTCTCAGAAGAGACAGGAATATGACAAGATGCTGATGGCAGAGGAAAAAAATACAACAGTAAAAAAGGAAAAAAAGATTACGGACGACCCATCAGCAGAAAGTTCCATGCATTTTAATTTCAGCCGTATGGATGAGCAATTTGCACATTTTTTTGGTTTTCAGCCTAAAAACGGGAAAGTGGATGAGAAAGCGTTTAATAAAAGTGGGAAAACAAAGACAAATCCAATTGATATGACGGAGATGTTTGAAAGATATATGGGCATAAAGAAATAA
- a CDS encoding FHA domain-containing protein: protein MNQKRMIDLEAAAVWLTLSWVTWSYPNQFQGQRAVMWAAVILTCVFLVLALKDRRRKGSVGRIPSGLPTDSELITELVLLSEEDKSRMVWELYGKTTAVIGRDVKENHVDVDLSGSSFASMVDIEHAVLNFSSGNWYVEDLGSANGISVRKAGDGRLYRLSADTPCRLDRGDCLYVGLNRLLLR from the coding sequence ATGAACCAAAAGCGCATGATAGATTTAGAGGCAGCAGCAGTCTGGTTAACATTATCTTGGGTGACATGGTCGTATCCAAATCAGTTCCAAGGCCAGAGAGCGGTGATGTGGGCCGCTGTCATCCTGACATGTGTATTTCTAGTTCTGGCGTTAAAGGACCGGAGGCGAAAAGGATCGGTAGGACGGATCCCCAGCGGTCTGCCGACAGATTCGGAATTGATAACAGAGCTTGTGCTGTTAAGTGAAGAGGATAAGTCTCGGATGGTCTGGGAACTGTATGGAAAAACCACTGCGGTAATCGGACGTGATGTAAAGGAAAATCATGTGGATGTGGATTTGAGCGGCAGCTCTTTTGCCAGTATGGTGGACATCGAGCATGCGGTGCTAAACTTTTCCTCTGGAAACTGGTATGTGGAGGATTTGGGCAGTGCCAATGGGATTAGCGTGAGAAAAGCTGGGGACGGCCGGCTTTACAGACTATCGGCCGATACTCCATGCCGACTGGATCGGGGGGACTGTTTGTATGTTGGGCTGAACCGGCTGTTGCTGCGATAA